Proteins co-encoded in one Leucobacter exalbidus genomic window:
- a CDS encoding heme/hemin ABC transporter substrate-binding protein produces the protein MLSLRKARVRSALAVVLLSSIALTGCQSGAPESANTDAAAQIELPPLSEITPLENPRDYEGETTAVIGGPTLTGFNTVPDPKLPVTVTSHDRAGDVDVEVTDSSRVLALSMSGSLAELVHSLGMGDSLIGRDVSTNFEGAEDLPVVTRSGHAIDAEGVLALNPSLILTDGTIGPNDVVLQLRDAGIPVVTVDRAVDDKTTYETAQQVADALGVGHIADDFNAEIQAAVAAKEAEVAELLPADEADLPRVAFLYVRGTSGIYYLFGEGSGIDSMISSVGAVDVAKEIGWKGERPMTDEALVAIDPDILLVMTQGLESAGGVDGLLAAQPSIALTSAGEKRRIIDVDEKLLFAGGTRLPDVIDGLARAIYAPDSLPTPEK, from the coding sequence ATGCTCTCGCTCCGTAAAGCGCGCGTTCGCAGCGCTCTCGCCGTTGTTTTGCTGAGCAGTATTGCGCTCACCGGCTGCCAATCAGGCGCCCCCGAAAGCGCCAATACCGATGCTGCCGCGCAGATTGAGTTGCCGCCGCTGTCGGAAATCACGCCGCTTGAGAACCCTCGCGATTACGAGGGGGAGACGACCGCGGTGATTGGCGGCCCGACGCTCACCGGGTTCAACACTGTTCCGGATCCGAAGCTGCCGGTTACGGTGACTTCGCACGACCGTGCAGGCGACGTCGACGTTGAAGTGACTGATTCCTCGCGTGTGCTGGCCCTGTCGATGAGCGGCTCACTGGCTGAGCTGGTGCACTCACTGGGCATGGGCGACAGTCTGATTGGTCGCGATGTCTCGACCAATTTTGAAGGTGCAGAAGATCTCCCCGTGGTAACTCGATCAGGCCACGCTATCGATGCTGAGGGTGTGCTGGCGCTCAACCCCTCTTTGATTCTGACCGATGGCACGATCGGCCCGAATGATGTGGTGTTGCAGCTGCGTGACGCGGGGATTCCCGTCGTGACCGTTGACCGTGCGGTTGATGACAAGACCACCTACGAAACAGCGCAGCAGGTTGCTGATGCGCTGGGCGTGGGACACATCGCCGATGATTTCAACGCTGAGATCCAGGCTGCAGTCGCAGCGAAAGAAGCTGAGGTCGCTGAGCTACTGCCCGCAGACGAAGCCGACCTGCCACGCGTAGCCTTCTTGTATGTGCGCGGCACCTCGGGCATCTACTATCTCTTTGGCGAGGGAAGCGGCATTGACAGCATGATCAGTTCAGTGGGCGCCGTGGACGTTGCGAAAGAAATTGGTTGGAAGGGCGAACGCCCCATGACCGATGAGGCCCTCGTGGCGATCGACCCCGATATTCTGCTCGTGATGACACAGGGCCTCGAAAGCGCTGGCGGAGTTGACGGGCTGCTCGCGGCCCAGCCCAGCATCGCGCTGACGTCTGCGGGTGAAAAGCGCCGCATCATTGACGTCGACGAGAAGCTCCTGTTTGCGGGCGGCACACGCCTGCCCGATGTCATCGATGGTCTCGCCCGCGCGATCTACGCCCCCGATTCGCTTCCCACCCCCGAGAAGTAG
- a CDS encoding LytR C-terminal domain-containing protein, with protein MGQTTAGSGERQSYPEDRFDRVVRSGRVGAHRVISRPRYVWQYVIAGLLGFALLTTLGVLAVHSVGSSGKLPALDKGAPVAQAAKTEPELDPNATVAVINGSEIQNLAAALDKIIVDEEWGQILFSGSAATTDVAISAVFYSDPADAEAAAGLAAKLGGLSTYTTEDYKEYGAQLVVLLGADYAGPGHDEAAALTAAGEGAKESSSPEAPEEGVEPNPAGEADADSEPQQAAEGGVDGVPEAPVENAPAAPLEAPAEAPVDVPAPAPAEQPAPPAEETTP; from the coding sequence GTGGGGCAAACTACCGCAGGGTCAGGGGAGCGTCAAAGCTACCCCGAGGACCGCTTCGACCGGGTCGTCCGTTCAGGTCGAGTGGGCGCTCACCGCGTGATTTCGCGCCCGCGCTACGTCTGGCAATACGTGATCGCAGGGTTGCTCGGCTTCGCGCTTCTGACGACCCTGGGCGTGCTCGCTGTGCACAGCGTGGGCAGTTCAGGGAAGCTCCCGGCGTTGGACAAGGGCGCACCCGTCGCCCAGGCGGCCAAGACTGAGCCCGAGCTAGATCCCAACGCCACCGTCGCCGTCATTAACGGCAGCGAGATCCAGAACCTTGCCGCCGCGCTCGACAAAATCATCGTCGACGAAGAGTGGGGCCAGATCCTGTTCTCGGGCAGCGCGGCCACCACAGACGTCGCGATCTCTGCGGTGTTCTATTCAGACCCGGCTGATGCTGAAGCTGCTGCGGGGCTCGCCGCAAAGCTGGGCGGCCTCTCGACCTACACCACCGAGGACTACAAGGAATACGGTGCACAGCTGGTCGTGCTGCTCGGCGCAGATTATGCAGGCCCCGGCCACGACGAAGCCGCAGCGCTGACCGCGGCAGGCGAAGGCGCAAAGGAATCGTCATCACCCGAGGCTCCCGAAGAGGGCGTCGAGCCGAATCCCGCAGGCGAAGCTGACGCTGACAGCGAACCCCAGCAAGCGGCTGAAGGCGGCGTCGACGGCGTCCCTGAAGCGCCCGTTGAAAACGCTCCTGCAGCACCGCTCGAGGCCCCAGCTGAGGCACCCGTTGACGTTCCCGCGCCGGCGCCCGCTGAACAGCCCGCGCCGCCCGCCGAGGAAACCACGCCGTAA
- a CDS encoding HtaA domain-containing protein, with amino-acid sequence MSARARLARVASIALVTLLFTGSALVLGPSAFAVADEATEAVQTNEIIELEPAEEGVGAPDAVSAPEVVAEAELPATDEADLGDIAVADETDSGDSLPSTDDSGDLPTETPVAQAPVETAEDPAEDAEEAIAVDVPVAKTAKQPLAKESVEPAIAEPKAGDADASDAATLEWGVKASFRNYIYNMKSFEGTSALLGTTDQFPEDTGNFIWAEGTGFANESGTLANVKFGEGNGVHFQSHPMTFNGTKAYSLDMQFTNPRIIVSSVTTGELYVDAVGRDFIDMTSVGPEYKFENVLMADLELEAPVIANGRVTWTNAEATLADSGVAAFGAFYGVGEELDPVTFSAPIGEVEVGPTPESPEASAKLTTTTVKASTTSTTEGGTVKLTANISPKAATGAVQFMDNGAKLGKAVTVKNGAATLSTKKLTVGDHAITANFVPGNSTKFKASKSKATTVTIEVDAQVAGASLTWGVKGSFRNYIYNFKAFEGKTALLGSAEQPTAEGVFVWSDGVGSAANDGTEADVSFGAGNGVHFQSHPMAGGHALDLKFTNPRVVVTSATTGELRLDVEGREFISTTEMGDAYTLKDTKVATLTLPAPTAKGNTLSWKNAAAVLTADGSAAFGDFYAKGEALDPVSFSLPLSTAVTTKKATSTQLKASAGTIASGGSVTLTASVAPNVSGAVTFSAGGKSLGSPVTVANGKAKTTIKPAAGTQSVIASFVPASSKYGHSVSEAVTIKVEKKEKQRPDAAAPNTNGAQGAGSLTWGVSSAFADYVTGPIAKGEVTTSGVGSAGGAYLFPQVSGGSWDAKTQTGSVQYSGTVTYTGHKGLLSEGVSNPMITVTGPTTAVLSSGGAQWATLDLGGANKSVGAGGEVTWSGVAVNGGFSGGSGAGSSYTLPADALSFTVGAVSGASFGSTAVSNESKKRTVADAAPSTTGINILTNPKKITAGAEIEFEARGFEAGERDMIVALYPGVTVLDEAAGADDQGTVRWIGILPEDIKPGEYIISLQGSGDAGAEFIVRDAKKVKKDKKEAEEAEVQAKLAQGVDPASVSSAGVAPAGTGPVWLWWAGAGALIAIAGAMGGLVAMQRRNAAK; translated from the coding sequence ATGTCTGCACGCGCACGTCTAGCTAGAGTGGCGTCAATCGCGCTTGTGACGCTGTTGTTCACCGGTAGCGCATTGGTCTTGGGACCCAGCGCATTTGCTGTGGCCGATGAAGCTACCGAAGCGGTGCAGACGAACGAGATCATTGAACTGGAGCCGGCGGAAGAAGGGGTTGGAGCACCAGACGCAGTTTCAGCACCCGAGGTGGTTGCTGAAGCGGAGCTTCCGGCTACTGACGAAGCTGATCTTGGCGACATCGCTGTCGCAGACGAAACAGACTCAGGCGACTCGCTTCCGAGCACAGACGATTCGGGAGATCTCCCCACTGAAACTCCTGTGGCACAGGCGCCAGTAGAAACGGCTGAGGACCCAGCTGAGGACGCCGAAGAGGCAATAGCCGTAGACGTTCCGGTTGCGAAGACTGCGAAGCAACCGCTGGCCAAAGAATCCGTCGAGCCTGCGATCGCGGAGCCCAAAGCGGGCGACGCAGACGCCAGTGATGCTGCCACGCTTGAGTGGGGTGTGAAGGCGTCGTTTCGAAACTACATCTACAATATGAAATCGTTTGAAGGCACGAGCGCGTTGCTCGGCACCACGGATCAATTCCCCGAAGACACCGGCAACTTCATTTGGGCCGAGGGGACTGGTTTTGCCAACGAATCGGGCACCTTGGCAAATGTGAAGTTTGGCGAGGGCAACGGCGTCCACTTCCAGTCACACCCGATGACATTCAATGGTACAAAGGCGTACTCCTTGGATATGCAGTTCACGAACCCGCGGATCATCGTGAGCTCAGTGACGACAGGTGAATTGTACGTCGACGCTGTAGGGCGCGATTTTATAGATATGACATCGGTTGGCCCAGAGTACAAATTTGAGAATGTGCTGATGGCCGATCTTGAACTGGAAGCACCTGTGATTGCCAACGGCAGGGTGACCTGGACAAACGCAGAGGCAACCCTGGCCGACAGCGGCGTTGCAGCGTTTGGCGCGTTCTACGGAGTCGGTGAGGAACTTGACCCCGTAACGTTCAGCGCCCCCATTGGTGAAGTTGAGGTTGGGCCGACACCAGAGAGTCCTGAAGCCTCTGCAAAACTGACGACTACGACGGTGAAAGCTTCAACGACGAGCACCACCGAGGGTGGCACGGTAAAGCTCACCGCGAACATCTCACCGAAGGCAGCCACTGGTGCTGTGCAGTTCATGGATAACGGTGCCAAGCTGGGCAAAGCAGTGACGGTGAAGAACGGTGCCGCGACACTGTCTACCAAGAAACTCACGGTGGGCGACCACGCGATTACCGCGAACTTCGTGCCGGGTAACTCCACGAAGTTCAAAGCTTCAAAGTCGAAGGCAACGACCGTGACCATTGAGGTCGACGCTCAGGTGGCTGGAGCGAGTCTGACCTGGGGTGTGAAAGGTTCCTTCCGCAACTACATCTACAACTTCAAGGCATTTGAGGGCAAAACGGCCCTGCTGGGAAGCGCCGAGCAGCCCACTGCAGAAGGCGTGTTTGTCTGGTCTGACGGTGTCGGGTCAGCTGCCAACGACGGCACCGAAGCCGACGTGTCTTTCGGTGCTGGTAATGGAGTGCACTTCCAGTCACATCCCATGGCTGGTGGCCACGCCCTCGATCTGAAATTTACGAACCCTCGAGTGGTCGTTACATCAGCGACCACGGGCGAGCTGCGCTTGGACGTTGAGGGGCGTGAGTTCATCAGCACCACAGAGATGGGCGACGCCTATACATTGAAGGACACCAAGGTAGCGACCCTCACACTGCCCGCACCCACGGCGAAGGGCAACACGCTCTCCTGGAAGAACGCGGCTGCTGTGTTGACCGCTGACGGTTCGGCTGCGTTTGGCGATTTTTATGCCAAGGGAGAGGCCCTTGATCCGGTCTCGTTCTCGCTACCGCTGAGCACCGCTGTCACCACAAAGAAAGCCACCTCGACCCAGCTCAAGGCATCGGCTGGGACGATTGCCTCGGGTGGATCGGTAACTCTGACCGCATCGGTGGCCCCCAACGTTTCGGGCGCTGTCACGTTCAGTGCGGGTGGTAAGAGCCTGGGAAGCCCGGTCACCGTTGCCAACGGAAAGGCGAAGACCACGATCAAGCCAGCTGCAGGAACACAGTCGGTGATCGCCTCGTTCGTGCCCGCGAGTAGCAAATATGGCCACTCGGTGTCGGAAGCTGTGACGATTAAGGTCGAGAAGAAAGAGAAGCAGCGGCCTGACGCCGCTGCTCCGAACACGAACGGCGCACAGGGTGCCGGCTCCCTCACCTGGGGCGTTTCATCAGCGTTCGCTGATTATGTGACCGGACCCATCGCAAAGGGCGAAGTAACCACGAGCGGTGTGGGCTCAGCGGGTGGAGCCTACCTCTTCCCCCAGGTTTCTGGCGGAAGCTGGGATGCCAAGACCCAGACCGGCAGCGTGCAGTACTCGGGAACGGTCACCTATACCGGGCACAAAGGTTTGCTGAGCGAGGGCGTCTCGAACCCGATGATTACGGTCACCGGGCCGACCACCGCTGTGTTGTCTTCGGGCGGGGCGCAGTGGGCCACCCTCGATCTTGGGGGAGCGAACAAGTCGGTTGGCGCTGGCGGAGAAGTGACGTGGAGTGGCGTTGCCGTCAACGGCGGTTTCAGCGGCGGCTCAGGCGCGGGTAGCAGCTACACCCTGCCAGCCGATGCCCTGAGCTTCACGGTCGGTGCAGTCAGCGGGGCAAGCTTCGGCTCAACAGCCGTCAGTAACGAATCCAAGAAGCGCACCGTCGCCGATGCCGCGCCGAGCACCACCGGCATCAACATCCTCACGAACCCGAAGAAGATCACGGCTGGCGCCGAGATCGAGTTCGAGGCTCGCGGATTTGAAGCGGGGGAGCGCGACATGATCGTGGCGCTCTACCCCGGTGTGACCGTGCTCGACGAGGCCGCTGGAGCCGATGACCAGGGCACCGTGCGCTGGATCGGCATTCTTCCCGAAGACATCAAACCGGGCGAGTACATCATCTCGTTGCAGGGCAGCGGTGACGCGGGTGCAGAGTTCATCGTGCGCGACGCCAAAAAGGTGAAGAAGGACAAGAAGGAAGCTGAAGAGGCCGAGGTGCAGGCCAAGCTTGCACAGGGTGTTGACCCCGCCTCTGTCTCTTCTGCGGGCGTCGCACCGGCCGGCACAGGACCGGTGTGGCTGTGGTGGGCGGGCGCTGGCGCGCTGATCGCTATCGCGGGCGCCATGGGCGGTCTTGTTGCCATGCAGCGCCGAAACGCAGCCAAGTAA
- a CDS encoding HtaA domain-containing protein — MLSHSRTRFTPAARWAAGLGAGALATIGLVSPAFAAPVQPATDQVAGASCEVSAATLNWGVKESFRSYISGSIANGEWTVSDDMRYETPEFIWDQASGSIDSNVESGEISFTGAVNFTGHDGAMELDLADPSIEITDAETAYLILAISATDEASTGGTAEAARVRAAKLDLTDVVDAGGAAFGITGAVPRLTAEGAAALNGEYGSYVAGEELDAITLTSTLAGCELGEQAAVAPTTPAAPEQEQPVAVPAEPAQEIPWLPIGIGGVALLVIGVTGGMLVAGRGKGNTATNDEAAAE, encoded by the coding sequence GTGCTTAGCCACTCACGAACCCGATTCACCCCTGCTGCGCGTTGGGCGGCTGGTTTGGGCGCTGGTGCGCTCGCCACGATCGGGCTTGTGAGCCCGGCTTTTGCGGCTCCGGTGCAGCCCGCGACCGACCAGGTCGCGGGCGCCAGCTGCGAAGTGAGCGCCGCGACGCTGAACTGGGGCGTGAAGGAAAGCTTCCGTTCCTACATCAGCGGCAGCATCGCCAATGGTGAGTGGACCGTGAGCGACGACATGCGTTACGAGACGCCCGAATTTATTTGGGACCAGGCTTCGGGCAGCATCGACAGCAACGTCGAATCGGGCGAGATCTCCTTTACTGGAGCAGTCAACTTCACCGGCCACGACGGGGCAATGGAACTTGACCTCGCTGATCCGTCGATCGAAATCACCGACGCCGAGACCGCCTACCTCATTCTCGCGATCAGTGCGACCGATGAAGCATCGACCGGAGGCACCGCCGAAGCGGCCCGGGTACGCGCGGCAAAGCTCGACCTCACCGACGTCGTAGACGCCGGCGGCGCAGCATTCGGCATCACAGGTGCCGTACCGCGGCTGACCGCTGAGGGCGCTGCGGCGCTCAACGGCGAATACGGCAGCTATGTCGCGGGCGAAGAACTCGATGCCATCACGCTCACCTCGACGCTCGCTGGTTGCGAGTTAGGTGAGCAAGCCGCCGTGGCACCCACCACGCCTGCAGCGCCCGAGCAGGAACAGCCCGTCGCCGTTCCTGCCGAGCCTGCCCAGGAGATTCCGTGGCTGCCCATTGGTATCGGTGGGGTCGCGCTGCTCGTGATCGGTGTCACCGGTGGGATGCTCGTGGCCGGCCGAGGCAAGGGAAACACCGCAACGAACGACGAAGCCGCCGCAGAGTAA
- a CDS encoding FecCD family ABC transporter permease translates to MNPLDRTTAKRHALKTTILFSVLSIALVASILVSAGTGQLEIPPQEVLGSLLHHIGIDWLPAPTHAAGDATLWTIRFPRIAMAVLVGAGLAVSGLIMQAIFGNPLAEPGVIGISSGAAVGAGLSIVFGLTFFGQWTTAVLAFAAGLIATLVVYGMSRADGKTEVVTLVLTGIAVNAIGGAAIALLTFLGDTQSREQIVFWQLGSLQGSGWAQVWITAPVIAVGLFAAYAAGRKLDLLALGERNARHLGVNVELLRIVMIFVVALLVGASVAFAGIISFVGLVIPHLMRMVMGPAHIPLVTASALGGALLLTLADLGARTLVPMAEMPIGMLTALVGGPFFFWLLRRTRKRSGGWG, encoded by the coding sequence ATGAATCCCCTTGACCGGACAACCGCCAAACGGCATGCGCTGAAGACCACAATCCTGTTCTCTGTGTTGTCAATCGCACTGGTGGCATCGATTCTGGTTTCAGCAGGCACCGGCCAGCTCGAGATCCCACCGCAAGAGGTGCTCGGCTCGCTGCTGCACCACATTGGGATCGATTGGCTCCCCGCCCCCACACACGCTGCAGGCGACGCGACGTTGTGGACCATCAGGTTCCCCCGCATTGCGATGGCCGTATTGGTCGGCGCGGGTCTCGCTGTTTCTGGCCTCATCATGCAGGCCATTTTCGGTAACCCCCTCGCCGAACCTGGCGTGATCGGCATCTCATCGGGTGCTGCAGTGGGCGCCGGCCTCTCGATCGTGTTTGGCCTGACCTTCTTCGGCCAGTGGACGACCGCGGTGCTCGCCTTTGCGGCCGGCCTCATTGCCACGCTCGTTGTCTACGGTATGAGCCGGGCCGACGGTAAAACCGAGGTCGTAACCCTCGTGCTCACCGGTATCGCGGTCAACGCGATCGGTGGCGCCGCAATTGCGTTGCTCACGTTCTTGGGTGACACCCAGTCACGCGAGCAGATCGTGTTCTGGCAGCTCGGTAGTTTGCAGGGATCGGGGTGGGCGCAGGTGTGGATCACCGCGCCCGTGATCGCGGTGGGTCTGTTCGCGGCCTATGCTGCGGGCCGCAAGCTCGACCTCCTTGCCCTGGGCGAACGTAACGCCCGTCACCTCGGCGTCAACGTCGAGCTGTTGCGCATCGTCATGATCTTTGTCGTTGCGCTGCTGGTGGGCGCTTCGGTGGCCTTCGCGGGCATCATCTCGTTTGTGGGTCTCGTGATTCCGCACCTGATGCGCATGGTTATGGGCCCCGCCCACATTCCGCTCGTCACCGCTTCTGCGCTGGGCGGCGCGTTGCTGCTTACCCTGGCCGATCTGGGGGCGCGCACGCTGGTGCCGATGGCTGAGATGCCCATCGGCATGCTGACGGCGCTCGTGGGCGGCCCGTTCTTCTTCTGGCTGCTGCGCAGAACCCGCAAACGAAGTGGAGGCTGGGGATGA
- a CDS encoding heme ABC transporter ATP-binding protein: MNARHIALPERTPAGAVVCAAEGVGVSRGGKDLLKEVSLELRAGEVLALLGPNGAGKSTLLSLLSGDVAPDSGSVQFGDRGIRDWSLVDLSRRRSVLLQDNQLLFPFTVHQVVEMGRAPWRRTDREHEDNEAISEAIDTADIAHLGSRRVPSLSGGERARAAFARVMAGRTGVLMLDEPTAALDIGHQEAVLGLARARAEAGDAVLVVLHDLNLAAAYADRIALLRDGQIIACDAPERVLTSEIVSHVYNTPVEVIKHPVTGQGIVMPKRH; the protein is encoded by the coding sequence ATGAACGCCCGTCACATTGCGCTTCCCGAGCGCACCCCCGCAGGCGCGGTGGTTTGTGCCGCCGAGGGCGTCGGCGTTTCACGCGGTGGCAAGGACCTCCTCAAAGAGGTGTCGCTTGAGCTGCGTGCAGGCGAGGTGCTTGCGTTGCTCGGCCCCAACGGCGCGGGTAAGTCGACACTGCTCAGCTTGCTCTCGGGCGATGTCGCGCCTGACAGCGGCTCGGTACAGTTCGGTGACCGCGGCATTCGCGACTGGTCGCTCGTTGACCTCTCCCGCCGCCGCAGCGTCCTGTTGCAGGACAACCAGCTGCTGTTTCCGTTCACGGTGCACCAGGTCGTCGAGATGGGGCGTGCGCCCTGGCGCCGCACCGACCGCGAGCACGAAGACAATGAGGCCATCAGCGAGGCCATCGACACGGCAGACATCGCGCACCTCGGCAGCCGGCGGGTACCGTCGCTGTCGGGCGGTGAGCGTGCCCGTGCCGCGTTCGCACGCGTCATGGCGGGCCGCACCGGCGTACTGATGCTCGATGAGCCCACCGCGGCACTCGATATCGGCCACCAAGAAGCCGTACTTGGCCTTGCCCGCGCACGCGCCGAAGCCGGTGACGCGGTGCTCGTCGTGCTGCACGACCTGAACCTCGCGGCAGCGTACGCCGACCGCATCGCGCTGCTGCGTGACGGGCAGATCATCGCCTGTGACGCCCCTGAGCGCGTGCTGACGAGTGAGATTGTCAGTCACGTCTATAACACCCCGGTTGAGGTCATTAAACACCCCGTGACCGGGCAGGGCATTGTGATGCCCAAGCGCCACTAA
- a CDS encoding HtaA domain-containing protein: protein MTAQKNWRKKFSSLLATGTAALIAVTGLVAVPVAAQAAPMAVETATFDWGVKTSFREYISGTIAGGTVTPLGNTDSTLNGAIFRWTGGVGNASAAGDTADLNFTGDNGVRFVGHHGVLDVSITNPRIEVTSASTAKLYVDADGLNYNNENHGQPYSYDGVYVADMTLTAPVIVDGVITWTNAPATLVNSPEALNVFAGFYGGGVELDPITFSTGPSKDTAPIETTPTVTTQPKALTVPAGTAAVFTAEASGQPAPTVQWQADTGKGWTNISGATSKKYTVSKVRASASVAKYRAIFTNTAGEAKSGTARLTVAANATTTTVAFTPTTFGYNVAKTAKVTVKSARGSLVPAGSVAMKINGATYKAKLTGGKASIKLTKPANAGSRAVSVAYTSNVPAEFKNSTGSTKVKITKVAPKVTATFAKSRVTKKQNATVKVTVSVPGTLKAKASKVKVQVFDGSKKIKSATLNSQGKVNVKLPKLKAGSHKIKVKVVGNSNLKSKYSSVRKLTVK from the coding sequence ATGACTGCGCAGAAGAACTGGCGGAAGAAATTTTCGTCACTACTCGCCACAGGCACGGCAGCGCTGATCGCTGTTACGGGTCTAGTCGCTGTACCAGTGGCAGCCCAGGCTGCACCGATGGCAGTTGAAACGGCGACCTTTGACTGGGGAGTAAAGACTTCATTCCGTGAGTACATTTCGGGAACAATCGCAGGCGGAACCGTGACCCCTCTCGGTAACACTGATTCAACCCTGAATGGTGCAATATTTCGTTGGACGGGCGGAGTCGGAAATGCCTCAGCTGCCGGTGACACCGCGGACTTGAATTTCACGGGAGACAACGGTGTTCGGTTTGTCGGACACCATGGAGTGCTCGACGTCTCAATTACGAATCCCCGTATTGAAGTAACTTCGGCATCGACAGCAAAGTTGTATGTGGATGCTGACGGCCTCAACTATAACAATGAAAATCACGGCCAGCCCTATAGCTACGATGGCGTCTACGTTGCTGATATGACTCTCACTGCCCCGGTTATCGTTGACGGCGTGATCACCTGGACAAATGCCCCAGCCACACTCGTCAACAGTCCAGAAGCATTGAATGTATTTGCTGGCTTTTATGGCGGTGGCGTTGAACTCGACCCCATCACTTTCAGCACTGGCCCCAGCAAGGACACTGCCCCGATTGAGACAACGCCCACCGTGACGACGCAGCCAAAGGCGTTGACCGTTCCTGCTGGAACAGCTGCAGTGTTTACGGCAGAGGCCTCGGGTCAACCAGCACCGACGGTGCAGTGGCAGGCAGATACAGGCAAGGGCTGGACGAACATCTCTGGTGCCACGAGTAAGAAGTACACCGTCTCTAAGGTTCGCGCCTCCGCATCAGTAGCAAAGTATCGGGCAATCTTTACGAATACCGCTGGAGAAGCTAAGTCAGGCACCGCGAGGCTCACGGTGGCAGCCAATGCCACCACCACAACTGTCGCGTTTACGCCTACAACGTTTGGCTATAACGTTGCAAAGACCGCCAAGGTGACGGTGAAGAGTGCCCGTGGATCTCTCGTTCCCGCTGGCTCAGTAGCGATGAAAATCAATGGCGCAACATATAAGGCCAAGTTGACGGGTGGCAAGGCATCGATCAAGCTCACGAAGCCGGCTAATGCTGGCAGCCGCGCTGTATCGGTGGCCTACACAAGTAACGTTCCTGCGGAGTTTAAAAACTCAACGGGTTCAACCAAGGTCAAAATAACCAAGGTTGCACCGAAGGTGACTGCCACATTCGCGAAGTCACGCGTGACCAAGAAGCAGAATGCCACGGTCAAAGTAACCGTGAGCGTTCCGGGCACGTTGAAGGCTAAAGCATCGAAGGTGAAGGTGCAGGTGTTCGACGGCTCGAAGAAGATCAAATCTGCGACTTTGAACAGCCAGGGCAAGGTCAACGTGAAGCTTCCCAAGCTTAAGGCGGGTAGCCACAAGATCAAGGTCAAAGTAGTTGGAAATAGCAACCTTAAATCTAAGTACAGTTCCGTGCGCAAACTGACGGTGAAGTAG